From one Atribacterota bacterium genomic stretch:
- a CDS encoding EAL domain-containing protein, which translates to NCLKIDQSFIDKLMYLEPEKTITDDIISMAHNLGHYVIAEGVEHEKQKQYLQRHGCDKIQGYLISKPLDEDMAIEFLRKYKSIENQ; encoded by the coding sequence TCAACTGTCTTAAAATTGATCAATCATTTATTGATAAATTGATGTACCTTGAGCCTGAGAAGACAATTACTGATGATATTATCTCCATGGCTCATAATTTAGGTCATTATGTAATCGCAGAAGGTGTAGAACATGAAAAACAGAAGCAATACCTGCAAAGACACGGCTGTGATAAGATACAGGGTTATCTAATCAGTAAACCCCTTGATGAAGATATGGCTATTGAATTTCTCAGGAAATATAAGAGCATAGAAAACCAATAA